The proteins below are encoded in one region of Pseudomonadota bacterium:
- a CDS encoding trypsin-like peptidase domain-containing protein, with protein MRRLSFVPLLCLCVLAFPHATRADSAARWSDTVSQVADSVVSISLSRQRAFDDDAQGGTSATGFVVDAERGILLTNRHVIGAGPVRAFATFQNMEEVELVPLYRDPVHDYGFFRYDPAALQYNTPRSLALRPEGARRGLDIRVIGSDGGEQLSILAGTIARLDRAAPRYGRYGFSDFNTFYYQAASGTSGGSSGSPVVDIDGNVVALNAGANSNTASSFFLPLWRIREALNRLQADLDVPRGGLQTVFRHEAFRTVARLGVPTAEAARAREASDDNTGMLVVEQVFPDGVADGALVAGDVLVEIAGQPIYRFASLDQALDDTVGEQVSVTVYRQGERIESRIAVADLHAAIPDRLVEFGGAVLHDMTLHQARTMNLPRRGVALVATRFMFQRSNMPVGAVITHVNEKPIATVDDLIPMLGAARDGERWIVRFVVPRREYTSELTTVTVDREWHRESVCERRDGERDWACQPIPASKGDAVDVVGNADPVPFDDPLLAQFGNLLVRVDFDSPHLISNAYASNFRGTGLIVSPEEGLVLIDRNTVTVSLGEAWVTVFGSIRVPAEVVYLHPVHNVALLRVDPARLPMDRLAAPQLSAEPAINGAASQFIGFGLGGEVISRGVGTPTERTLVFNRSSLPRFTQTVFDGYDLQNPPPSLGGVLVTPDAVVHAFWTSFAFQEGREVAEGEWGFPADLVLETLENYRNGDPYYAIDVDWRYLPLSDARELGLSDAQLGDLARLNPRFPRALYVRQVYNGDTPSPLQVGDVLLSVDGRAVNTLRALERASQRERVDLRVVRAGVEMTLTYTPTPLDGTGATHRVSWNGLSVQNPSREVRARTVGRADGVYVSHVESGSPPLAEGLYRNRFITAINNQPIHTLADFKAILADVEAGDTVRFSFRGLNGRRGLVAMVSDPGFWPRYELQRDDTGRWRRHSW; from the coding sequence GTGCGCCGTTTGAGCTTTGTCCCCCTGTTGTGTCTGTGTGTACTCGCGTTTCCGCACGCAACGCGTGCCGACAGCGCCGCGCGTTGGTCCGACACCGTGAGCCAGGTTGCGGATTCTGTCGTCTCGATCTCGCTCTCTCGGCAACGCGCCTTCGACGATGACGCCCAGGGCGGCACCTCGGCGACCGGGTTCGTCGTCGACGCCGAGCGCGGCATCCTGTTGACCAACCGCCACGTGATCGGCGCGGGTCCGGTGCGCGCCTTTGCGACCTTCCAGAACATGGAGGAAGTCGAACTGGTGCCGCTCTACCGCGACCCGGTGCACGACTACGGCTTCTTTCGTTACGATCCGGCGGCCTTGCAGTACAACACGCCCCGCAGCCTTGCGTTGCGGCCCGAGGGGGCCCGCCGGGGCCTGGACATCCGCGTGATCGGTTCCGACGGCGGTGAGCAGCTCTCGATCCTCGCCGGCACCATCGCACGGCTCGATCGGGCGGCGCCGCGCTACGGCCGGTACGGTTTCAGCGACTTCAACACCTTCTACTACCAGGCGGCGTCCGGCACCTCGGGTGGCTCGAGCGGCTCGCCGGTGGTCGACATCGACGGCAACGTGGTGGCCTTGAACGCGGGCGCCAATTCGAACACCGCGAGCAGTTTCTTTCTGCCGCTGTGGCGGATCCGCGAGGCGCTCAACCGACTTCAGGCCGACCTCGACGTGCCCCGCGGCGGGCTGCAGACGGTGTTTCGGCACGAGGCCTTCCGCACCGTGGCGCGCCTCGGCGTGCCCACCGCCGAGGCAGCGCGCGCGCGCGAGGCCAGCGATGACAACACCGGCATGTTGGTGGTCGAGCAGGTCTTCCCCGACGGCGTCGCCGACGGGGCGCTGGTCGCCGGAGACGTGCTGGTCGAGATCGCCGGGCAACCGATCTACCGGTTTGCGAGCCTCGACCAGGCCCTTGACGACACCGTCGGCGAACAGGTGTCGGTGACGGTCTACCGCCAGGGTGAACGCATCGAATCGCGCATCGCCGTCGCAGATCTGCACGCCGCAATCCCGGACCGGCTCGTGGAATTCGGCGGTGCGGTGCTGCATGACATGACCCTGCACCAGGCGCGGACGATGAACCTGCCGCGCCGCGGCGTGGCGCTGGTGGCCACGCGCTTCATGTTCCAGCGCTCGAACATGCCGGTGGGCGCGGTGATCACCCACGTCAACGAGAAGCCGATCGCCACCGTCGACGACCTCATCCCGATGCTCGGCGCAGCGCGCGACGGCGAACGCTGGATCGTGCGGTTTGTCGTGCCGCGGCGCGAGTACACCAGCGAGCTGACCACGGTCACCGTCGACCGCGAGTGGCACCGTGAGTCGGTGTGCGAGCGTCGGGACGGCGAGCGCGACTGGGCCTGCCAGCCGATCCCGGCGTCCAAGGGCGACGCGGTCGACGTGGTGGGGAACGCAGACCCGGTGCCCTTCGACGACCCGTTGCTGGCGCAGTTCGGCAACCTGCTCGTGCGGGTGGACTTCGATTCACCGCACCTGATCTCCAATGCCTACGCCAGCAACTTCCGCGGCACCGGGCTGATCGTGTCGCCAGAGGAAGGCCTGGTGCTGATTGACCGTAACACCGTCACGGTCTCGCTCGGCGAGGCCTGGGTCACGGTCTTCGGCAGCATCCGCGTGCCGGCCGAGGTCGTCTACCTGCACCCGGTGCACAATGTGGCCTTGCTGCGGGTCGACCCGGCGCGCCTGCCGATGGACCGCCTGGCCGCACCGCAGCTCAGTGCCGAGCCTGCAATCAACGGGGCGGCGTCGCAGTTCATCGGTTTCGGCCTCGGCGGCGAGGTCATCTCGCGCGGTGTCGGCACGCCGACCGAGCGCACGCTGGTCTTCAACCGCTCGAGCCTGCCGCGTTTCACCCAGACCGTGTTCGACGGCTACGACTTGCAAAACCCGCCGCCGAGCCTCGGTGGCGTGCTGGTCACGCCGGACGCCGTGGTGCACGCCTTCTGGACCAGCTTTGCCTTTCAGGAGGGCCGTGAGGTGGCCGAGGGCGAGTGGGGCTTTCCCGCGGACCTGGTGCTGGAGACCCTCGAGAACTACCGCAACGGTGACCCCTACTACGCGATTGACGTCGACTGGCGCTACCTGCCGCTCAGTGACGCCCGCGAACTCGGCCTGAGCGACGCCCAGCTCGGCGACCTCGCACGGCTGAATCCGCGCTTCCCGCGCGCCCTGTACGTGCGCCAGGTCTACAACGGCGACACACCCTCACCGCTGCAGGTGGGCGATGTGCTGTTGTCGGTTGACGGGCGGGCGGTTAACACCTTGCGCGCGCTCGAGCGCGCCAGCCAGCGCGAGCGCGTGGATCTGCGCGTGGTGCGGGCCGGTGTCGAAATGACGCTGACGTACACGCCCACACCGCTCGACGGCACCGGGGCCACGCACCGGGTGAGCTGGAACGGACTCTCGGTGCAGAACCCTTCGCGCGAAGTGCGTGCGCGCACGGTCGGTCGCGCCGATGGCGTCTATGTCAGTCACGTCGAGAGCGGATCGCCGCCGCTCGCGGAGGGCCTGTACCGCAACCGCTTCATCACCGCGATCAACAACCAGCCGATCCACACATTGGCCGACTTCAAGGCGATTCTGGCGGACGTCGAGGCGGGCGACACGGTGCGTTTCTCCTTCCGTGGCCTGAACGGCCGGCGTGGCCTGGTCGCCATGGTCAGCGACCCGGGGTTCTGGCCGCGCTACGAACTGCAGCGTGACGACACCGGTCGGTGGCGTCGGCACAGCTGGTAG
- a CDS encoding flavin prenyltransferase UbiX produces MNGERRRIALAVTGASGVQYSFRLLQCLLAADIRVHLMVSKPAQIVIGMDTDIRLPSRAAEMRAVLLELYGGDAGELDVYGQDQWTAPVASGSGAPHAMVVCPCTTGSLAAFAAGTCNNLIERAVDVVLKEGRKLIVMPREMPFNAIHLENMLRLNRAGAVIMPPNPAFYNRPTTLDEMIDFVVARVLDQLDVPQTLAPRWGLDDGD; encoded by the coding sequence ATGAACGGCGAACGCCGTCGCATCGCACTGGCGGTCACCGGGGCCTCGGGCGTGCAGTACAGCTTCCGGCTGTTGCAGTGCCTGCTGGCGGCCGACATCCGGGTGCACCTGATGGTGTCCAAGCCTGCCCAGATCGTGATCGGCATGGACACCGATATCCGTCTGCCCTCGCGTGCCGCCGAGATGCGCGCGGTGTTGCTCGAGCTCTACGGGGGCGACGCCGGGGAACTCGATGTCTACGGGCAGGACCAGTGGACTGCGCCGGTCGCGAGCGGCTCGGGCGCGCCCCACGCGATGGTCGTGTGTCCGTGCACCACCGGCAGCCTGGCCGCCTTCGCGGCCGGCACCTGCAACAACCTGATCGAGCGCGCGGTCGATGTTGTGTTGAAGGAAGGGCGAAAACTGATTGTCATGCCCCGTGAGATGCCTTTCAACGCCATCCACCTCGAGAACATGCTGCGCCTGAACCGGGCCGGCGCGGTCATCATGCCGCCGAACCCGGCCTTTTATAACCGCCCGACCACCCTCGACGAGATGATCGACTTCGTTGTCGCGCGGGTGCTCGACCAACTCGACGTGCCGCAAACGCTGGCGCCGCGCTGGGGACTGGACGATGGAGACTGA
- a CDS encoding YaeQ family protein: MALKSTVHKFRVSLNDLNRGLYESPELTVALHPSETVERMVVRVLAWCLNAQPGLAFCKGLSDVDEPDLWVRALDDSVTLWIEAGEPSADRVKRASRLAGAVHVYSFNAKAATWWQAEQRAFERLNCSVFGFAWDAVASLAACVERTNDWSVTVSEQSIFVSTAQGDTALDVVQLA, translated from the coding sequence GTGGCCCTCAAATCGACCGTGCACAAGTTTCGTGTGTCGCTGAACGACCTCAACCGCGGACTCTACGAGTCGCCTGAGTTGACCGTTGCCCTGCACCCGTCGGAGACCGTCGAGCGCATGGTGGTGCGCGTGCTGGCGTGGTGCCTCAACGCCCAACCTGGCCTTGCGTTCTGCAAGGGCCTCTCCGACGTCGACGAACCGGACCTCTGGGTGCGGGCGCTCGACGACTCCGTGACGCTCTGGATCGAGGCGGGCGAGCCCTCGGCAGACCGTGTCAAGCGGGCGAGCCGGCTCGCCGGCGCCGTGCACGTCTACAGCTTCAATGCCAAGGCAGCCACCTGGTGGCAAGCCGAACAGCGTGCGTTCGAGCGGCTGAACTGCAGCGTGTTCGGTTTTGCGTGGGACGCGGTGGCGTCGCTCGCAGCCTGCGTTGAACGGACCAACGATTGGTCTGTCACAGTCAGCGAGCAGTCGATTTTCGTCTCGACCGCGCAAGGTGACACCGCTTTGGACGTCGTTCAGCTGGCATGA
- the argA gene encoding amino-acid N-acetyltransferase, protein MPPDATDAANLNWFREAAPYLQALRGATFVLAWTPGDSDEANRALLGDCTRLASLGARIVLVHGIRDPLDRALAATNSPSHFHKGIRITPAHDMPCVQSVAGSERLSIEARLSASALASPFDGKRVQVATCNAVTARPYGIHDGVDHGCTGVVRRVDTTHLRAQLDGGALVLQSPVGWAPSGELYNLRHEELATEIAIALRADKLIFLARHSVVQPVLDAGQRDLTPATADRWCEGHGDAASALALRSAATACRRGVTRAYLLDADRDGALPTELLTRDGAGAMVSADNYEGLRAAAADDVAGLVALTAPLVSDGSLVARAVEQFELDIGHFAVVERDGLLVACAALLPHACGLGEFCCLATHPDYRNGGRAAKLLTYCETAARNRGLNALFVLTTQTADWFLERGFQPGETDQLPPTVQARYSPSRNSKVLIKTL, encoded by the coding sequence GTGCCGCCTGACGCCACAGACGCCGCCAACCTCAACTGGTTCCGTGAAGCCGCCCCCTACCTTCAGGCGCTGCGCGGGGCGACGTTCGTGCTGGCCTGGACGCCGGGCGACAGCGACGAGGCCAACCGCGCACTGCTCGGCGACTGTACCCGACTCGCTTCGCTCGGCGCACGCATCGTGCTCGTGCACGGTATCCGTGACCCACTCGACCGCGCACTGGCGGCCACCAACAGTCCATCGCACTTCCACAAGGGCATCCGCATCACGCCCGCGCACGACATGCCCTGTGTCCAGTCGGTGGCCGGCAGCGAGCGCTTGAGCATTGAGGCCCGCTTGTCAGCCAGCGCCCTGGCGTCGCCGTTCGACGGCAAACGCGTGCAGGTCGCAACCTGCAACGCCGTCACCGCACGACCCTACGGCATCCACGACGGCGTCGACCACGGATGCACCGGCGTCGTGCGACGTGTCGACACCACGCACCTGCGCGCGCAGCTCGACGGTGGCGCACTGGTGCTGCAATCACCGGTCGGCTGGGCGCCGAGCGGCGAGCTCTACAACCTGCGCCATGAGGAGCTTGCCACCGAGATTGCGATCGCGCTGCGCGCCGACAAATTGATCTTCCTCGCGCGCCACAGCGTGGTGCAACCGGTGCTCGATGCCGGCCAGCGCGACCTGACACCGGCCACTGCCGACCGCTGGTGCGAGGGCCACGGCGACGCGGCCAGCGCGCTCGCGTTGCGCAGCGCCGCCACCGCGTGCCGGCGCGGGGTCACGCGTGCCTACCTGCTGGACGCCGACCGCGACGGTGCGTTGCCGACCGAGCTGCTCACCCGCGACGGCGCCGGTGCGATGGTCTCGGCTGACAACTACGAAGGCTTGCGCGCCGCCGCGGCGGACGACGTGGCGGGCCTGGTGGCCTTGACGGCACCGCTGGTGTCGGACGGCAGCCTGGTGGCACGGGCGGTTGAACAGTTCGAGCTGGATATCGGTCACTTTGCAGTGGTCGAGCGCGACGGTTTGCTGGTGGCCTGTGCCGCGCTGCTGCCGCACGCCTGCGGACTCGGCGAGTTCTGCTGCCTGGCCACGCACCCCGACTACCGCAACGGCGGCCGGGCCGCGAAGCTGCTGACCTATTGCGAGACCGCGGCCCGCAACCGGGGGTTGAACGCGTTGTTCGTGTTGACCACGCAGACGGCGGACTGGTTTCTGGAGCGCGGTTTCCAGCCGGGCGAAACCGACCAGCTGCCCCCGACCGTGCAGGCCCGCTACAGCCCGAGTCGCAACAGCAAGGTGCTGATCAAGACGCTCTGA
- a CDS encoding LON peptidase substrate-binding domain-containing protein — METEIHHEVPLFMLGTVLFPDGDLPLRVFEPRYTDMVANAMRSGNRFAIAAIAEGQEVGEAAVPSSVVTEVDIVDFEPGDAGSLRIVVRGLRKLRVEHSRVQADKLVLGTVSALPAEPEVGVPAAHADTVALLRAVLEKTQEWPTGPHAWRDDAAWIGGRLVERLPIDLAGKQQLLEMSDPLARLGVLAEVTALMQA; from the coding sequence ATGGAGACTGAGATCCACCACGAGGTGCCGCTTTTCATGCTCGGCACCGTGCTCTTCCCGGACGGCGACCTGCCGCTGCGGGTGTTCGAACCGCGCTACACCGACATGGTCGCCAACGCGATGCGCAGCGGAAACCGCTTCGCCATCGCCGCCATTGCCGAGGGGCAGGAAGTCGGCGAGGCGGCGGTGCCGAGCAGTGTGGTCACCGAGGTCGATATCGTCGATTTCGAGCCGGGCGATGCCGGTTCACTGCGCATCGTGGTGCGTGGCTTGCGCAAGTTGCGTGTCGAGCACAGCCGGGTGCAGGCGGACAAGCTCGTGCTCGGCACCGTCAGTGCGTTGCCGGCCGAGCCCGAAGTCGGCGTACCGGCGGCCCACGCCGACACCGTGGCGCTGCTGCGCGCGGTGCTCGAGAAAACCCAGGAGTGGCCGACCGGCCCACACGCCTGGCGTGATGACGCGGCCTGGATCGGTGGGCGCCTGGTCGAGCGCTTGCCGATCGACCTCGCCGGCAAACAGCAGCTGCTCGAGATGAGCGACCCGCTGGCGCGCCTCGGTGTGCTCGCCGAGGTCACCGCGTTGATGCAAGCCTGA
- a CDS encoding CoA transferase: protein MTETPVAQDTDTRHPVGATARPLDGVRVLELGQLIAGPFCASVLGWFGAEVIKVEPPGSGDPLRNWRELDETGTSWWWYSLARNKRSVAIDLRTDAGRSLVGELIETVDVVVENFRPGTLEKWGIGPDRYRDTHPHIVFTRVSGYGQDGPYASRPGFASACEAMGGMRYVNGHPGAAPVRANLSMGDTLAGLHAVIGTLLALLQRARPGGRGQVVDASILESAWNMLEGVVPEFSGAGVVREPSGTTVTGIVPTNTYRCADGAFIVIGGNNNSIYKRLMHTAERDDLAEHPEMQDNAGRVQHQRAIDAAIQAWTSTLDSGDALDALRTAEVPSAPIYAVSDMAGDAHFRARGLFEALPLPNHPGFEVPALHPRLADTPGQTHTPGPALGADTEAVLSAVPGMTADRLADLRDDGVIA from the coding sequence ATGACCGAGACCCCTGTAGCCCAGGACACCGACACCCGGCACCCCGTCGGCGCAACGGCGAGACCACTCGACGGCGTGCGCGTGCTCGAACTCGGCCAGCTCATTGCCGGCCCGTTCTGTGCGAGTGTGCTCGGGTGGTTCGGCGCCGAGGTCATCAAGGTCGAACCGCCCGGGTCGGGCGACCCGCTGCGCAACTGGCGGGAGCTGGACGAGACCGGAACCTCCTGGTGGTGGTACAGCCTGGCGCGCAACAAACGCTCGGTCGCGATCGATCTGCGCACCGACGCGGGCCGCTCGCTGGTCGGTGAACTGATCGAAACCGTGGACGTCGTGGTCGAGAATTTTCGGCCCGGCACCCTCGAGAAATGGGGTATCGGCCCCGATCGCTACCGCGACACCCACCCCCACATCGTCTTCACCCGTGTGTCCGGGTACGGTCAGGACGGGCCCTACGCGTCGCGGCCTGGCTTTGCGTCGGCCTGCGAGGCGATGGGGGGCATGCGGTACGTCAACGGGCACCCCGGTGCGGCCCCGGTGCGCGCCAACCTCAGCATGGGCGACACGCTCGCGGGCCTGCACGCCGTGATCGGCACCCTGCTGGCCTTGCTGCAGCGCGCCCGCCCGGGCGGGCGCGGGCAGGTTGTCGACGCCTCCATCCTCGAGTCGGCCTGGAACATGCTCGAAGGGGTGGTACCGGAGTTCAGCGGTGCCGGGGTGGTGCGCGAGCCGAGCGGCACCACCGTGACCGGGATCGTGCCCACCAACACCTACCGCTGCGCCGACGGTGCGTTCATCGTCATCGGCGGGAACAACAACAGCATCTACAAACGCCTCATGCACACCGCCGAGCGAGATGACCTCGCCGAACACCCCGAGATGCAGGACAACGCTGGCCGCGTGCAACACCAGCGCGCAATCGACGCGGCGATACAGGCCTGGACATCGACTCTCGACAGCGGCGACGCGCTCGACGCACTGCGCACGGCCGAGGTGCCGAGTGCGCCGATCTACGCGGTATCCGACATGGCCGGCGACGCGCACTTTCGCGCGCGCGGGTTGTTCGAGGCGCTGCCCTTGCCGAATCACCCCGGCTTCGAGGTGCCGGCGCTGCACCCGCGACTCGCGGACACGCCAGGGCAAACGCACACCCCGGGGCCGGCGCTCGGCGCCGACACCGAGGCTGTGCTGTCCGCCGTGCCCGGCATGACCGCTGACCGCCTCGCGGACTTGCGCGACGACGGGGTGATCGCATGA